The Sphaerochaeta globosa str. Buddy region CCACACGAACAGAACGAGCAACGTTGCTAACGTATGAGGAAGTAGCGGAAACCCTCCGTATGCATCCACAAACTCTACGACAATGGGTTTCCCAAAAGAAGTTTCCGCACCTAAAAATTGGGGCCAATGTTCGCTTCACACAAGCGATGATTGACCAATACATCAAATCAACCCTCGTTGATCCAACATGCGTCATTTCTCACAGCAGTCAAAAGGATTCTCAGGACTGCTTAAAGGAGGAAGAAGATGCCTGAGAATACTAGAGGCAAGAGGTTCCTCACTATAAAGGAATTCTGCGAGGAAGCAAGAATCGGCAGGACTACGCTTCATCGGTATATGAAGCAGGGAATCGTACCGTTCAGAAAGCTAGGGAATAGGGTCCTGATCTCAGCATCCATACTCGACCAGCTTGAGAACACCAAACTCGGAGGCTCGGTATGAAGCGCGATAAAATCCCACTTTCATGTCTTTCGGAACTTTATGATCAATTGGTATCAATGTTCGAACAGGCTCCGGAACATGGGAAACTCACACTTGCAGTGCACATCCGCGACGGTATACCTCAACGGTTTGAGACGACAAGAGAAGCTTCTGTCCTCTTCAATGGAGGTAAAGCGTGAGTCAAGTCACTCAAATTAGCCAGCAAAATGGAGCATCTGGGACAAAGAAGATCACTCCCCTGAACAGCATTCGGACATATTGCCTCTGGTGCTGCTGCGACTCAAAGAAGGAAGTCAAGCAATGTCCAGCAAAGGATTGCACACTATACCCTTTCAGACTGGGCAGAAACCCATTCCAAAAACGAACGAACTTGACGGATGAAGAAAAACAAAAAATTGCAAACCGATTAAGGAGAAGAAATGTATATGAAGAAAACTAGTTTGTTGAACAGCAAAAATATCCACTCGCAAACGTCTACGATTGAGAATCCTCATGATCCTACTTCTGCAGAAATCGCTGATTTCTATCTCACAAGGGAATTCGGGGAAGTGGATGCTGATACCAGGTATCCCGTAAGGAATTTATTGTCCGCAATTTTGAGGATCTTGGTTAGCAAACATTGCAACCAGCAACAAGATACCAGATCTTTCAATTCACTATTGTTTTCCGTATTACAGAACGCTTAAGAGGAGAAAACTAAAATGGCAAAATTAGATAATCGGTTCATTCGCCACGACGAAAATACATCTCGAGATGAGAAAATCTTAAGGATGAGAGAAAAGTATGGTGCAAGGGGAATTGGCTATTTCTGGGAAATCATCGAGTACCTTTTTACGTGCAATGGGAGAGCCTTGCTCAACCCAAAGATTGTGTCTCTGGCAATCGGTGAAGATGTGAAATCAGTGAAGTGCTTCCTGTCTGATTGTATCGAGATTTATCAATTATTCGACTCAGACGGCACGTATTTCTGGTCCAACCGACTCTTATTCGAAATAGATAGAATCCTTGGGATGTCTCACAAGAAAAGCAATGCTGCTCAGATCAGACACCAGAGAGATCTTGATAATGCCTTAAGAAATATTGATATAGAGCAAAATAAAGACATTGTGGAACAATGCACCTGTACTGCATCTGCACTGCACCTGCACTGCAGGAACACTGCAATAGATGAGAAAGATAAGATAGATGAGAAAGATAGTAGTTATGGGAAACAAAAACCACATCAGTTTTTAAGACCATCACTCGAAGAAATTGAGGCATATTGCCTTGAAAGGAGAAATGACATTGACCCTGTTCATTTCCATGATTACTACGAGGCCAATGGTTGGAAAATTGGGAAGAACCCGATGAAAAGTTGGAAAGCTGCAATCCGAACCTGGGAAAAAAACTCAACCGTGAAAGCTGATAAACCATCTCAGTCATATGATCCGTATGAAAATCTGAGGAGGCTTGGATGAGCATTGAGAAATACTTTATCGGCCAGATTTTCTGGGACCCTTCCATTGCAGGCAGGACAGTGCTGACTCCATCCGATTTTCTCTCAACGCAGGAGCAACAGATTTTTTCATCAATGCAATCGTTGGTGGATGAGGGAAGCATAATCGATGAGCAGACGGTGTCGAAGAAATCCGGCTTGCCACTTGGGACCATCCTCCCCTTCAAGGACATCAAGGTAATCCCGTCAACCTGGGAATATTATCAGAGGCAGATAATCGATGCATCCAGAATCAGGACCATCAAGAAAACTTGCGAGCAGATACTCGCAAGTGAGCTTCCTGCTGATAGGTTGATGGATATGTTCATCACAGGAAACGAGCAGGCTAGAAGCCTACAAATCTTCAAGCCATATCCGCTTTCCCAATGCATCGATGAAAGCATTAGGGCACTTGAGGAGCGGGTATCTAGCAAGTCTCTTCCCGGCTTGACGACAGGATTCAAACGGCTTGATGCCGCTTTTGGTGGATTGCAGAAGGGGCGATTGTATTACATCGGGGCAAGACCATCACAGGGTAAAAGTACCTTGCTGATGAACATTGCAATAAACTCTAAGGTCCCCTGCCTCATTTTCTCTGCTGAGTCCAGCAGGAGGGAGTATGCAGACCGGATGATCATCAAGCAAGAAAAAATCAACAGCATGAATTTTTACAATGGTACCCTGACGGAGAACGATACTGCGAAAGTAGTCCAAGCCAGCAACGAACTATATCAGCGAGATTACGTGACCATACATGATGAGCCCAACATCTCGTTGAGAAGGCTCATACAGGTAGCTCATGATGCCTTCAAGTACTACAAGATCAAAGCAATCTTCATCGACTACATTCAGCTGATTACCTACGGTGATCAGACTCGGGCAAAGAATGAACAAGTCTCAGAAATTTCCAAGCGTCTGAAGCAGTTGGCAAGAGAACTCGATGTTCCTGTAATTGCAGCAGCACAGCTTCGGAGGGATGCAGAAGGCAAGCAACCCCAACTCAGTGATTTCTCAGATTCAACGCAGATTGAACGGGATGCCGATGTTGCCATCATGGTTTACCACATTCAAAATGCGATATCAGACAGAAGTACTGACAAGGAAACATTTCTGCTTATCCAAAAGAATCGTGACGGGCGTCTTGATTATGTGAAGATGAACTATCAACCGGGATACATGCTCTTTGAGGAGGCAAGGGACCAAGCACTACCGCCTAAAGCAAGTTGAGTACATACCCACAGTTTGCCCATTTTCTTGGGGATTGGCTACCATCAACAATCCCCTTGAATATGGAGACCCCCCAGAGGCCTACCGACTTTGAAAAGCTGGAAGGTCTACACTTTACAAGTCGATTCTCAGCCTCTCTCTATTATAATTATATGTATATTGAGCGG contains the following coding sequences:
- a CDS encoding helix-turn-helix domain-containing protein translates to MATRTERATLLTYEEVAETLRMHPQTLRQWVSQKKFPHLKIGANVRFTQAMIDQYIKSTLVDPTCVISHSSQKDSQDCLKEEEDA
- a CDS encoding helix-turn-helix domain-containing protein, which produces MPENTRGKRFLTIKEFCEEARIGRTTLHRYMKQGIVPFRKLGNRVLISASILDQLENTKLGGSV
- a CDS encoding DUF4373 domain-containing protein is translated as MAKLDNRFIRHDENTSRDEKILRMREKYGARGIGYFWEIIEYLFTCNGRALLNPKIVSLAIGEDVKSVKCFLSDCIEIYQLFDSDGTYFWSNRLLFEIDRILGMSHKKSNAAQIRHQRDLDNALRNIDIEQNKDIVEQCTCTASALHLHCRNTAIDEKDKIDEKDSSYGKQKPHQFLRPSLEEIEAYCLERRNDIDPVHFHDYYEANGWKIGKNPMKSWKAAIRTWEKNSTVKADKPSQSYDPYENLRRLG
- a CDS encoding DnaB-like helicase C-terminal domain-containing protein → MSIEKYFIGQIFWDPSIAGRTVLTPSDFLSTQEQQIFSSMQSLVDEGSIIDEQTVSKKSGLPLGTILPFKDIKVIPSTWEYYQRQIIDASRIRTIKKTCEQILASELPADRLMDMFITGNEQARSLQIFKPYPLSQCIDESIRALEERVSSKSLPGLTTGFKRLDAAFGGLQKGRLYYIGARPSQGKSTLLMNIAINSKVPCLIFSAESSRREYADRMIIKQEKINSMNFYNGTLTENDTAKVVQASNELYQRDYVTIHDEPNISLRRLIQVAHDAFKYYKIKAIFIDYIQLITYGDQTRAKNEQVSEISKRLKQLARELDVPVIAAAQLRRDAEGKQPQLSDFSDSTQIERDADVAIMVYHIQNAISDRSTDKETFLLIQKNRDGRLDYVKMNYQPGYMLFEEARDQALPPKAS